One window of Chloroflexus aggregans DSM 9485 genomic DNA carries:
- the rplM gene encoding 50S ribosomal protein L13: MKTYHQKPSEVQRDWYVIDASGKVLGRLATQISTLLRGKHKPTFTPSIDGGDFVIVVNAEKIVLTGRKPEQKIYYRHSGYPGGLKEIPYKMMLAKHPERILRLAVKRMLPKNRMGRRLLSKLRIYAGPNHPHAAQQPKPYIPR; the protein is encoded by the coding sequence GTGAAGACCTATCATCAGAAACCGTCAGAAGTGCAGCGCGACTGGTACGTCATCGATGCGAGCGGTAAAGTGCTCGGTCGGCTGGCGACACAAATCAGTACGCTCCTGCGCGGCAAACACAAGCCGACCTTTACACCATCTATTGATGGTGGTGATTTCGTGATTGTGGTCAACGCCGAAAAGATTGTCCTGACCGGGCGCAAGCCTGAGCAGAAGATCTACTACCGCCATAGCGGTTATCCGGGTGGTCTCAAAGAAATCCCGTACAAGATGATGCTGGCCAAACACCCGGAGCGCATCCTGCGCCTTGCGGTGAAGCGCATGCTTCCCAAGAACCGCATGGGCCGCCGATTACTTAGCAAGCTGCGCATCTACGCCGGGCCGAACCACCCGCATGCCGCGCAGCAGCCTAAGCCCTACATTCCGCGCTAA
- the rplO gene encoding 50S ribosomal protein L15: protein MKLHDLRPAEGSHRKRKRIGRGHGSGKVKTGGKGMMGQKARSGPGPYRTFEGGQNRLVKRMPFKRGFTNKFRVEYEVVNVGSLVDWPTELEVTPETLLARRLVRRKKMPVKILGDGELNQPLVIKAHKFSASARQKIEAAGGKAIDLTWIVERHSRSRGPNPSMRNARQS, encoded by the coding sequence CTGCCGAGGGTTCGCATCGTAAGCGTAAGCGGATTGGGCGTGGCCACGGCTCAGGTAAAGTTAAGACCGGTGGTAAAGGTATGATGGGCCAAAAAGCCCGGAGTGGCCCCGGCCCTTACCGGACCTTCGAAGGTGGTCAGAACCGACTGGTGAAACGAATGCCCTTCAAACGCGGCTTTACGAATAAGTTTCGCGTTGAATATGAAGTGGTCAATGTTGGCAGTCTGGTCGATTGGCCAACCGAACTCGAGGTAACACCAGAGACGTTGTTAGCGCGTCGACTCGTGCGGCGCAAGAAAATGCCGGTCAAGATTCTCGGCGATGGTGAGTTAAACCAGCCGTTGGTAATCAAAGCACACAAGTTCTCGGCGAGCGCTCGCCAGAAGATTGAAGCGGCCGGCGGTAAGGCAATTGACCTGACGTGGATTGTCGAACGCCATTCGCGCTCGCGTGGGCCTAATCCGAGCATGCGTAACGCTCGCCAATCGTAA
- a CDS encoding adenylate kinase: protein MTNVILLGPPGAGKGTQAKTLADRTGLTHVASGDLFRAALREGTELGMLAKSYMDRGELVPDEVVIRMILERIRQPDCASGVIFDGFPRTQDQARALEEALAKDGARIDAVLFLAVPQEVLLRRIAGRQTCRTCGAVFNIYYFPSHRPDICDACGGKLYQRSDDSIETAQHRLDVYFAQTMPLIEYYQRQGILHEIDGQREIALVTEAMLKALSPYLTPAQP from the coding sequence ATGACCAACGTTATCTTGTTAGGACCGCCGGGAGCCGGCAAAGGTACACAGGCAAAGACTCTCGCCGATCGAACGGGTCTCACCCACGTCGCTAGCGGCGATCTCTTTCGCGCAGCTTTACGTGAAGGGACCGAATTGGGTATGCTGGCAAAATCCTATATGGATCGTGGTGAATTAGTACCTGATGAGGTCGTGATTCGTATGATCTTGGAACGTATCCGGCAACCGGATTGCGCTTCTGGGGTCATCTTCGACGGGTTTCCGCGCACCCAAGATCAAGCACGGGCCCTCGAAGAAGCGCTCGCAAAAGATGGCGCCCGGATTGATGCCGTTCTCTTCTTGGCCGTACCCCAAGAAGTACTGTTGCGACGTATTGCCGGGCGGCAGACGTGCCGTACCTGTGGCGCAGTATTCAACATCTATTATTTTCCGTCACACCGGCCGGACATCTGCGATGCCTGCGGCGGCAAACTCTACCAACGGAGCGATGACTCAATCGAGACAGCGCAGCACCGGCTGGATGTCTACTTCGCCCAAACAATGCCGCTGATCGAATATTACCAGCGGCAGGGCATCCTGCACGAGATTGATGGTCAACGCGAGATCGCGCTCGTGACAGAGGCAATGCTTAAAGCGCTGAGTCCATATCTAACGCCAGCGCAGCCGTAG
- the truA gene encoding tRNA pseudouridine(38-40) synthase TruA, producing MRTIALLLAYDGTDFAGSQWQTDIRTVQGAIEAAWEALTQEQRRIVLAGRTDAGVHASGQVAHVQTATRHSLATIWRGLNAHLPTDVTVQNVGEAVRDFHARYSAIEREYRYLIDCAPVPLPQLRHQALHYAGTLDVTAMATALKLLEGTHDFAAFTTATPSQRSTVRTMYWTRIVERVWFDRRLLAIELAANAFLQHMVRMIVGTLLLVGRGRMTVDQFGEVLAGRDRRLAGPTAPAHGLTLTAVRYPPGLIRWVEPLERQQGATKVEQPSSYVHEE from the coding sequence ATGCGCACGATTGCACTGCTGCTGGCCTACGACGGCACAGATTTCGCCGGTTCACAGTGGCAAACCGATATTCGTACCGTCCAAGGTGCAATCGAGGCAGCCTGGGAGGCATTAACCCAAGAGCAACGCCGGATTGTATTGGCAGGACGTACCGATGCCGGTGTCCACGCCTCAGGTCAGGTAGCCCATGTGCAAACTGCGACCCGTCATTCGTTGGCAACGATCTGGCGTGGTTTGAACGCCCACTTGCCAACCGATGTGACGGTGCAAAATGTCGGTGAAGCGGTGCGCGATTTTCATGCAAGATACAGCGCAATCGAGCGTGAATATCGCTACTTGATCGATTGTGCGCCGGTGCCATTGCCACAACTACGCCATCAGGCGTTGCATTATGCCGGAACGCTTGATGTGACGGCAATGGCGACTGCGCTGAAGCTGCTAGAGGGAACGCACGATTTTGCCGCGTTTACAACGGCAACGCCGAGCCAACGATCAACGGTACGAACGATGTATTGGACTCGGATTGTTGAACGGGTCTGGTTTGACCGGCGCTTACTCGCGATTGAATTAGCGGCTAATGCGTTTCTTCAGCATATGGTGCGGATGATCGTCGGGACGTTGCTCCTCGTGGGGCGCGGACGGATGACCGTCGATCAGTTTGGTGAGGTGTTAGCCGGTCGTGATCGCCGACTAGCCGGTCCGACCGCTCCGGCGCACGGGCTGACATTAACAGCGGTACGTTATCCTCCCGGCCTCATCCGCTGGGTAGAACCATTAGAACGGCAACAAGGCGCGACGAAGGTCGAACAGCCTTCGTCCTACGTACACGAGGAATAG
- the infA gene encoding translation initiation factor IF-1: MSKKKDVIEMEGTITEPLPNAMFRVQLDNGHEVLAHISGKMRMNYIRILKGDRVLVELSPYDLTRGRITYRYK; encoded by the coding sequence ATGTCGAAGAAAAAAGACGTCATCGAGATGGAGGGTACCATCACGGAACCATTGCCAAACGCAATGTTCCGGGTGCAACTCGACAATGGGCACGAGGTGCTTGCTCACATCTCGGGCAAGATGCGGATGAACTACATTCGTATCTTGAAGGGCGACCGAGTGCTGGTCGAACTTTCGCCGTATGACCTCACTCGGGGACGTATCACGTATCGCTATAAGTAG
- the secY gene encoding preprotein translocase subunit SecY yields MLQAVLRAIQLPDLRRRILFTLGMLFLFRLIAHIPVPNINPTTLEQLRQALATNQLAQLLNLFAGGALENFSVAAMGVYPYITAQIIMQLLQPLIPALQELQKEGEQGRLRLNRYQLWLTIPLAYLQAYGQTLTLERTINPNNDPTASLFRTPFDLAANFLPTFTVLTTMVAGTMLLIWLGEQINERGIGNGISIIIFGGIVSRLPGLIIQGFQISQAGDFSTILGLIGFVVIALLTIVGIVLIQEGQRRIRVQYARRVRGNKVYGGQSSFIPLKVNSAGMIPLIFAQSIIIFPGIVASWFYRPGAEGIGNAIAGFFYNTFNPTGQGGGIVYMTLLFLLTVGFTYFYTIVIFTQQDLAENLQRNGGFIPGIRPGKKTEEYLMKVLNRITLAGALFLGLIAVLPFITQSITGVQIGLGSTALLIVVGVAVDTMRQLEAQLIMRDYEGFLTR; encoded by the coding sequence ATGCTGCAAGCTGTACTGCGTGCAATTCAGTTGCCTGATCTCCGGCGCCGTATCCTCTTTACTCTGGGGATGCTGTTCCTGTTTCGCCTGATCGCGCATATTCCGGTACCCAATATTAATCCGACAACGCTCGAACAGTTGCGACAGGCGCTGGCGACCAATCAATTGGCGCAACTGCTGAATCTGTTCGCCGGTGGTGCGTTGGAAAACTTCTCGGTGGCTGCGATGGGGGTGTATCCCTACATCACCGCCCAGATTATTATGCAGTTGTTGCAACCACTGATTCCCGCGTTGCAAGAATTGCAAAAAGAGGGTGAACAGGGTCGTCTACGCCTCAATCGCTACCAATTGTGGTTAACGATCCCGTTGGCGTATTTGCAGGCCTACGGCCAAACCCTGACACTTGAACGAACTATCAACCCGAATAACGATCCGACCGCATCACTCTTCCGAACACCGTTCGATCTGGCGGCCAACTTTCTCCCTACATTTACCGTCCTTACCACGATGGTCGCCGGCACGATGTTACTGATCTGGCTCGGTGAACAGATTAACGAGCGCGGGATCGGTAACGGTATCTCGATCATTATCTTCGGCGGAATTGTTTCACGGCTGCCGGGTCTCATTATTCAGGGCTTCCAGATTAGCCAGGCCGGTGATTTTAGCACCATTCTTGGCCTCATCGGTTTTGTTGTCATTGCATTGCTGACAATTGTCGGTATTGTGCTCATCCAAGAGGGGCAGCGCCGGATTCGCGTTCAATATGCACGGCGGGTCCGCGGCAATAAAGTCTACGGCGGTCAGAGCAGCTTCATTCCGCTCAAGGTCAATTCGGCCGGCATGATACCGCTGATTTTTGCCCAGAGTATTATCATCTTCCCCGGTATCGTTGCCTCATGGTTTTACCGGCCCGGTGCCGAGGGAATTGGTAATGCTATCGCCGGTTTCTTTTACAATACGTTTAACCCAACCGGTCAGGGCGGTGGGATTGTCTATATGACGTTGCTCTTCCTCCTGACTGTCGGTTTTACCTATTTCTACACCATTGTCATCTTTACCCAACAGGATTTGGCCGAGAACCTCCAGCGCAACGGTGGTTTCATTCCCGGCATTCGGCCAGGTAAAAAGACGGAAGAGTATCTGATGAAGGTACTTAACCGCATTACATTGGCCGGCGCACTGTTTCTTGGCTTGATTGCAGTGCTACCATTCATCACCCAATCGATTACCGGTGTGCAAATTGGGTTGGGTAGCACGGCTCTCCTGATCGTGGTGGGTGTGGCGGTGGATACGATGCGCCAACTCGAGGCACAGTTGATCATGCGTGACTACGAGGGTTTCTTGACCAGATAG
- the rpsI gene encoding 30S ribosomal protein S9 yields the protein MEGKRYYQGTGRRKTAVARVRLFPGSGDMIVNGKKPEDYFGKRDLFQHELRMPLVLTNHLNTFNVLVKVKGGGVSGQVGAVRHGIARALLDYDSGLRPVLKQAGLLTRDPRAKERKKAGLKRARKAPQYTKR from the coding sequence ATGGAAGGCAAGCGCTACTATCAGGGCACCGGTCGCCGCAAAACGGCGGTGGCGCGCGTGCGCCTCTTCCCCGGCAGTGGGGATATGATCGTTAATGGCAAAAAGCCGGAAGACTACTTCGGCAAGCGCGATTTGTTTCAGCATGAACTCCGGATGCCGCTCGTCTTGACCAACCATCTTAATACATTCAATGTACTGGTAAAAGTCAAGGGGGGCGGTGTCTCTGGACAAGTCGGTGCGGTACGTCATGGGATTGCCCGTGCCCTGCTCGATTACGACAGTGGGTTGCGCCCAGTTCTCAAGCAGGCCGGTCTGCTCACACGCGATCCGCGTGCCAAAGAGCGGAAGAAGGCCGGTCTCAAGCGCGCACGCAAAGCGCCACAGTATACCAAGCGCTAG
- the rplQ gene encoding 50S ribosomal protein L17 encodes MRHRHAGKLLGRSYEHRKALYRNLMIALIEHKKIKTTLAKARAVQPEIEHLISIAREDTPHARRMALSKLASKNAMRKLFTFAPTTYGGRNGGYTRITKLGPRRGDGAEMALIELI; translated from the coding sequence ATGCGACACCGTCATGCCGGAAAATTATTGGGGCGGTCGTATGAGCACCGCAAGGCGCTCTACCGCAACCTGATGATCGCTCTGATCGAACACAAGAAGATTAAGACAACGCTGGCCAAAGCGCGGGCCGTCCAGCCGGAAATCGAGCACTTGATCTCGATTGCCCGTGAAGATACCCCGCATGCGCGTCGGATGGCGCTCTCGAAGCTGGCCAGCAAGAACGCTATGCGCAAGCTATTTACCTTTGCGCCGACGACCTACGGCGGACGCAACGGAGGCTATACTCGCATTACCAAGCTCGGCCCACGTCGTGGTGATGGAGCCGAGATGGCCTTGATCGAGTTGATCTGA
- the rpsM gene encoding 30S ribosomal protein S13: MARIAGVDIPRNKKIEIAITYIYGIGRSNGMDVLRKANVDPNRRVRDLTEEEVGRIREIIDREYRVEGDLRREVQLNIKRLMDIGCYRGLRHRRGMPVRGQRTRTNARTRRGRRGQAIGIKKKVKK, from the coding sequence ATGGCACGTATCGCCGGGGTTGATATTCCCCGCAACAAGAAGATCGAAATTGCAATCACATACATCTACGGTATCGGTCGCTCGAATGGTATGGACGTTCTGCGGAAGGCGAACGTTGATCCCAATCGCCGAGTACGCGATTTGACCGAAGAAGAAGTAGGCCGGATCCGCGAGATTATCGACCGTGAATACCGAGTTGAAGGTGATCTCCGCCGTGAAGTGCAGTTGAATATCAAACGTCTGATGGATATTGGCTGCTATCGCGGTTTGCGCCATCGCCGCGGTATGCCGGTGCGTGGTCAGCGCACACGTACTAATGCGCGTACCCGTCGCGGGCGTCGCGGTCAGGCGATCGGTATTAAGAAGAAGGTAAAGAAGTAG
- the rpmJ gene encoding 50S ribosomal protein L36, translating to MKVRASVKPRCEYCKVIKRKGVIRVICSRTPKHKQRQG from the coding sequence ATGAAAGTGCGAGCGTCGGTAAAGCCGCGCTGCGAGTATTGCAAGGTGATTAAGCGCAAGGGCGTGATTCGCGTAATCTGCTCGCGCACACCAAAGCACAAACAGCGGCAAGGGTAA
- the rpsD gene encoding 30S ribosomal protein S4, with the protein MARFRGPVGKVSRRLGIGITEKGQRILNKRPDPPGQHGAAARRRALSDYGAQLREKQKAKFIYGVLERQFRRLFEQAARRSGVTGEYLLSLLERRLDNVVYRLGFATTRAQARQLVNHGHIVVDGRKTNIPSYTVKVGQVIAVRPQSRSRTYFKNLVDSGVLNKHRAPEWLRLNPAELSGTVVALPRREDAEAGINEQLIVEFYSR; encoded by the coding sequence ATGGCGCGATTTCGAGGGCCCGTCGGCAAAGTGAGTCGACGATTGGGCATTGGTATCACCGAAAAAGGTCAGCGTATTCTCAATAAGCGGCCAGACCCACCGGGTCAGCACGGCGCGGCTGCCCGTCGCCGGGCGTTGTCTGACTACGGTGCGCAGTTGCGCGAAAAGCAGAAGGCAAAGTTTATTTATGGCGTCCTTGAGCGCCAGTTCCGCCGTCTGTTCGAGCAGGCGGCGCGACGCAGCGGAGTAACCGGCGAGTATTTGCTGAGTTTGCTCGAGCGCCGACTTGATAATGTGGTGTATCGTCTTGGGTTTGCTACGACCCGCGCTCAGGCTCGCCAGTTGGTAAACCATGGGCATATCGTTGTTGATGGTCGCAAGACGAATATTCCGTCGTATACGGTGAAAGTTGGGCAGGTAATTGCAGTGCGACCACAAAGCCGCAGCCGTACATATTTCAAGAATTTGGTCGATAGCGGTGTGCTCAACAAGCATCGTGCTCCGGAGTGGTTACGCTTGAATCCTGCCGAACTCTCAGGCACGGTTGTCGCGTTGCCACGCCGTGAGGATGCTGAGGCCGGGATTAATGAGCAGTTGATCGTCGAGTTCTATAGCCGGTAA
- a CDS encoding DNA-directed RNA polymerase subunit alpha yields MKKWEAAVLDIAQPKIEVVEATESFGRFKIEPLDPGYGHTLGNALRRVLLTAIPGSAITHVRVTGVYQETDRIPGVTEDMVELILNLKGIHLRGHHEGTVTATIRKQGPGVVTAADLVLPEGLAVVDPDHYICTLEHEQAQIELTATIERGRGYLSADQRGILPLGEIPIDAIFTPVPRVNYIVENTRIGQATDFDRLILEVWTNGTVRPVDALDYAARVLVHYNTTIANFNRMAVEPEAQPETTGLEIPPSVYDTSIETLELSTRTYNCLKRAEITKIGQVLQMDEKALLSVRNLGQKSMEEIRDKLIERGYIPRLPINGSSRS; encoded by the coding sequence GTGAAGAAATGGGAGGCAGCAGTGCTCGATATCGCTCAGCCAAAGATCGAGGTTGTGGAAGCCACCGAGAGCTTTGGTCGCTTTAAAATCGAGCCGCTCGATCCGGGCTATGGACATACGCTCGGCAACGCGCTACGGCGCGTTCTGCTTACGGCTATCCCCGGATCGGCGATTACTCACGTGCGGGTTACCGGTGTCTATCAGGAAACCGACCGCATCCCCGGTGTGACCGAGGATATGGTTGAACTGATTTTGAACCTGAAAGGCATCCATCTGCGCGGTCACCACGAGGGAACGGTGACGGCAACGATCCGGAAACAGGGGCCGGGGGTGGTAACGGCTGCCGATCTGGTACTGCCTGAAGGGCTCGCGGTCGTTGATCCCGATCACTATATTTGTACACTCGAACATGAGCAAGCCCAGATCGAGTTGACGGCGACGATTGAACGTGGGCGAGGGTACCTGTCGGCAGACCAGCGCGGTATTCTGCCGTTGGGTGAAATTCCCATTGATGCCATTTTTACACCCGTGCCACGTGTCAATTATATTGTCGAAAATACTCGTATCGGGCAGGCAACTGACTTCGACCGTCTGATTCTTGAAGTATGGACGAACGGCACGGTACGACCCGTCGATGCGCTCGATTATGCAGCACGGGTCCTGGTTCACTACAATACGACGATCGCGAATTTCAACCGCATGGCCGTTGAGCCGGAAGCTCAGCCCGAAACTACCGGTCTTGAGATTCCTCCTAGCGTCTACGATACCTCCATCGAGACGCTAGAACTCTCGACCCGCACGTACAATTGTCTGAAACGGGCCGAGATTACCAAGATTGGTCAGGTCCTACAAATGGACGAAAAGGCGCTCCTCTCGGTGCGCAATCTAGGCCAGAAATCGATGGAAGAGATTCGCGACAAGTTGATCGAACGGGGTTATATTCCGCGATTGCCTATCAACGGGTCATCGCGCTCATGA
- the rpsK gene encoding 30S ribosomal protein S11 translates to MPAKGKTTATTTRQRGKRRERKNVPRGYAHIQSTFNNTIVTITDPQGAVVCWSSAGQSGFKGSRKSTPYAAQVAAENAARKAMENGMRSVEVFVKGPGAGREAAIRSLQAAGLQITAITDVTPIPHNGCRPPKRRRV, encoded by the coding sequence ATGCCCGCCAAGGGAAAAACAACAGCTACTACCACTCGCCAACGCGGTAAGCGCCGTGAGCGTAAAAACGTGCCGCGTGGGTATGCTCATATCCAGAGCACGTTTAATAACACGATTGTAACCATCACCGATCCACAGGGCGCCGTTGTGTGCTGGTCGAGTGCCGGTCAAAGCGGTTTTAAAGGCTCACGCAAGAGCACGCCCTATGCCGCACAGGTCGCTGCTGAGAATGCAGCCCGCAAGGCGATGGAAAATGGCATGCGATCGGTTGAGGTCTTCGTGAAAGGCCCCGGTGCCGGCCGTGAGGCGGCAATTCGCTCGTTACAGGCTGCCGGTTTGCAGATTACGGCGATTACCGATGTAACGCCTATCCCGCATAATGGTTGCCGACCACCGAAGCGACGCCGGGTGTGA